A single window of Mycolicibacterium madagascariense DNA harbors:
- a CDS encoding inorganic diphosphatase produces the protein MQFDVVIEIPKGSRNKYEVDHETGRVKLDRYLYTAFGYPADYGFFENTLGEDGDPLDALVLLPESVFPGCVVEARPVAMFKMTDEAGGDDKLLCVPAGDPRWDHVQDLADVPPFELEAIKHFFVHYKDLEPGKFVKAADWAGREEAEAELQRSIERFGSSGH, from the coding sequence GTGCAGTTCGACGTCGTCATCGAGATCCCGAAGGGGTCGCGCAACAAGTACGAGGTGGACCACGAGACCGGTCGGGTCAAGCTGGACCGCTACCTCTACACGGCGTTCGGCTACCCCGCCGACTACGGCTTCTTCGAGAACACCCTCGGCGAGGACGGCGACCCGCTGGACGCCCTGGTGCTGCTGCCCGAGTCGGTGTTCCCCGGCTGCGTCGTCGAGGCCAGGCCCGTCGCGATGTTCAAGATGACCGACGAGGCAGGCGGCGACGACAAGCTGCTGTGCGTGCCCGCGGGCGACCCGCGGTGGGACCACGTGCAGGATCTGGCCGACGTGCCCCCGTTCGAACTCGAGGCCATCAAGCACTTCTTCGTCCACTACAAGGACCTCGAGCCCGGCAAGTTCGTCAAGGCCGCCGACTGGGCGGGCCGCGAGGAGGCCGAGGCCGAGCTCCAGCGATCGATCGAGCGGTTCGGCTCCTCCGGGCACTGA
- the tilS gene encoding tRNA lysidine(34) synthetase TilS, whose protein sequence is MDRPGPLAIVRAAVDDFAAAHHAATERWCVALSGGADSLALTAAAAACRPTVALVVDHGLQPGSAEVADTAREQAIGLGCVDARVLRVEVGGTGGPEAAARTARYAALDGARDGAPVLVAHTLDDQAETVLLGLGRGSGARSIAGMRPHDPPWGRPLLGVRRADTLAACAELGLLPWSDPHNADPRFTRVRLRGEVLPLLEDVLGGGVAQALARTAVALREDTDTLDALADRALATLRTGAGREARLDAHELAALPAGLRGRVIRRWLLDGGAGGLTDGQIRAVDRLAAQRRGRGGVAVGSAERRQRLFADRAGPALVLRTEPV, encoded by the coding sequence ATGGATCGACCGGGTCCTCTAGCGATCGTGCGCGCGGCGGTCGACGACTTCGCCGCCGCGCACCACGCCGCCACCGAGAGGTGGTGCGTGGCCCTGTCCGGGGGCGCGGACTCGCTGGCGCTGACGGCGGCCGCCGCGGCGTGCCGTCCCACGGTCGCGCTCGTCGTCGACCACGGCCTGCAGCCCGGTTCCGCCGAGGTGGCCGACACCGCCCGCGAGCAGGCGATCGGGCTGGGGTGCGTCGACGCCCGGGTGCTCCGCGTCGAGGTCGGCGGCACGGGCGGGCCCGAGGCCGCGGCGCGGACCGCGCGCTACGCCGCCCTCGACGGCGCCCGCGACGGGGCGCCGGTCCTGGTGGCCCACACGCTCGACGACCAGGCCGAGACCGTGCTGCTCGGACTGGGCCGCGGGTCCGGTGCCCGCTCGATCGCCGGCATGCGCCCGCACGACCCGCCGTGGGGGCGGCCGCTGCTCGGCGTGCGCCGCGCCGACACCCTCGCCGCGTGTGCGGAGCTGGGCCTGCTGCCGTGGTCGGACCCGCACAACGCCGACCCCAGGTTCACCCGGGTCCGGCTGCGCGGCGAGGTGCTCCCGCTGCTGGAGGACGTGCTCGGCGGCGGCGTCGCGCAGGCGCTGGCCCGCACGGCCGTCGCGCTACGCGAGGACACCGACACCCTCGACGCGCTGGCCGACCGCGCGCTGGCGACGCTGCGGACCGGCGCCGGCCGGGAGGCGCGCCTCGACGCCCACGAGCTGGCGGCGCTGCCCGCGGGGCTGCGCGGGCGGGTCATCCGGCGCTGGCTGCTCGACGGCGGCGCGGGCGGCCTGACCGACGGCCAGATCCGGGCGGTGGACCGGTTGGCCGCGCAACGTCGCGGGCGCGGAGGGGTCGCGGTGGGATCAGCCGAGCGCCGGCAGCGGCTGTTCGCCGACCGCGCGGGCCCGGCCCTGGTCCTGCGCACCGAACCGGTGTGA
- a CDS encoding 2-oxo-4-hydroxy-4-carboxy-5-ureidoimidazoline decarboxylase: protein MLLHQGIGLEAFNALPERKAVHALFECCNSVTMARHLARGRPYDSHAALFRRADALLFALPEPAVDQILDACPDVGKRPRSEKSQAEQCALWDDDAAVMAQLAQSARTYADTFGFGFVMFVGGLDAKTVLTNIDDRLHHDLETERKVLRNELAKINRSRLERMLGPEGGYQNW from the coding sequence GTGCTGTTGCATCAGGGGATCGGGCTGGAGGCGTTCAACGCGCTCCCCGAGCGCAAGGCCGTCCACGCCCTGTTCGAGTGCTGCAACAGCGTGACCATGGCCCGCCACCTGGCACGGGGCCGGCCCTACGACAGCCACGCCGCGCTGTTCCGGCGGGCCGACGCGCTGCTGTTCGCCCTTCCCGAGCCCGCGGTCGACCAGATCCTGGACGCCTGCCCCGACGTCGGCAAGCGCCCGCGCAGCGAGAAGTCGCAGGCCGAGCAGTGCGCCCTGTGGGACGACGACGCCGCGGTGATGGCGCAGCTCGCACAGTCCGCGCGCACCTACGCCGACACCTTCGGCTTCGGCTTCGTGATGTTCGTCGGCGGTCTGGACGCCAAGACCGTGCTCACCAACATCGACGACCGGCTGCACCACGACCTGGAAACCGAACGCAAGGTCCTGCGCAACGAATTGGCCAAGATCAACCGCTCCCGGCTGGAGCGCATGCTGGGTCCCGAGGGCGGCTACCAGAACTGGTGA
- the hpt gene encoding hypoxanthine phosphoribosyltransferase, translating into MPEPSAVDPYPGDIESVLLSQDQVQARVAELGAEVGAHYRREEGDGRDDLLLVTVLKGAVMFVTDLARAIPLPTQLEFMAVSSYGSSTSSSGVVRILKDLDRDIHDRDVLIVEDIVDSGLTLSWLLRNLATRHPRSLQVCTLLRKPEAIRADVEITWCGFDIPNEFVVGYGLDYAERYRDLPYIGTLDPKVYEGA; encoded by the coding sequence GTGCCCGAGCCATCAGCCGTGGACCCGTATCCCGGCGACATCGAGTCGGTGCTCCTCTCCCAGGACCAGGTTCAGGCGCGCGTCGCCGAGCTGGGCGCCGAGGTCGGCGCCCACTACCGGCGCGAGGAGGGCGACGGCCGCGACGACCTGTTGCTGGTGACCGTCCTCAAGGGGGCGGTCATGTTCGTCACCGACCTCGCGAGGGCGATCCCGCTGCCGACGCAGCTGGAGTTCATGGCGGTCAGCTCGTACGGCTCGTCGACGTCGTCGTCGGGGGTGGTCCGCATCCTCAAGGACCTCGACCGCGACATCCACGACCGCGACGTGCTGATCGTGGAGGACATCGTCGACTCCGGTCTCACGCTGTCCTGGCTGCTGCGCAACCTCGCGACGCGCCATCCCCGCTCGCTGCAGGTGTGCACGCTGCTGCGCAAGCCCGAGGCGATCCGCGCCGACGTCGAGATCACCTGGTGCGGTTTCGACATCCCGAACGAATTCGTCGTGGGCTACGGCCTGGACTACGCCGAGCGCTACCGCGACCTGCCCTACATCGGCACGCTGGATCCGAAGGTGTACGAGGGCGCCTAG
- the dacB gene encoding D-alanyl-D-alanine carboxypeptidase/D-alanyl-D-alanine endopeptidase, translating into MWVGVVVLLAVAAVVAVGAVATSSGTSPAASPTASVAARPAPPTVRPALTPLADSAPSPTPAVLAATLAPFVANPDLGAMTGRVTDGVTGRELWSQGGNVPMQPASTNKVLTTAAALLTLDRDARLTTTVIAPDQTASPGLVVLKGGGDPTLSAAPPGTDTWYRGAARISDLADQVRRSGITPKSVQVDASAYSGPTLAPGWDPVDIDGGDIAPMEAVMLDGGRTQPVSVDSARSRTPALDAGRALAVALGVNPAAVTMSSAPVQGQQIAAVQSPPLIERLRQLMSESDNVMAESTGREVAAAVGKPQSFDGAVQAVLGQLGKAGIDTAGATLVDSSGLSVNDRLTADTLDGVIAAAAADDELDGDHDLRPLVDLLPIAGGSGTLSNRFLDTDAGRATLGLLRAKTGSLTATNALAGFLTDASGRVLTFALISNSAGPTGRTAIDAVASALHGCGCAA; encoded by the coding sequence GTGTGGGTCGGCGTCGTGGTGCTGCTCGCGGTGGCCGCGGTCGTCGCCGTCGGCGCGGTGGCCACCTCGAGCGGCACCAGCCCCGCCGCCTCGCCGACTGCGAGCGTGGCGGCGCGACCCGCCCCGCCCACCGTCCGACCGGCCCTGACGCCGCTGGCCGACTCGGCGCCTTCGCCCACCCCGGCGGTGCTGGCGGCGACGTTGGCGCCGTTCGTCGCGAACCCGGATCTGGGGGCGATGACGGGCCGGGTCACCGACGGCGTGACGGGCCGCGAGCTGTGGTCGCAGGGCGGGAACGTTCCCATGCAGCCGGCGTCGACGAACAAGGTGCTGACGACGGCGGCGGCGCTGCTGACCCTGGACCGCGACGCGCGCCTCACCACGACGGTGATCGCGCCGGATCAGACCGCGTCGCCGGGCCTGGTCGTCCTCAAGGGCGGCGGAGACCCGACGCTGTCGGCGGCCCCACCGGGCACCGACACCTGGTACCGCGGTGCCGCCCGCATCAGCGACCTCGCCGACCAGGTGCGCCGGTCCGGCATCACCCCGAAGTCGGTGCAGGTCGACGCGAGCGCCTACAGCGGACCGACGTTGGCCCCCGGCTGGGATCCCGTCGACATCGACGGCGGGGACATCGCGCCTATGGAGGCCGTCATGCTCGACGGCGGCCGCACCCAGCCCGTCAGCGTCGACTCGGCGCGGTCGCGGACGCCCGCGCTGGACGCGGGCCGAGCCCTCGCGGTGGCCCTCGGGGTCAACCCCGCCGCCGTCACGATGTCGAGCGCGCCCGTGCAGGGGCAGCAGATCGCCGCGGTGCAGTCACCCCCGCTGATCGAACGCCTCCGCCAGCTGATGAGCGAGTCCGACAACGTCATGGCCGAGTCGACCGGACGCGAGGTGGCCGCCGCCGTCGGCAAGCCGCAGAGCTTCGACGGCGCGGTGCAGGCGGTGCTCGGCCAGCTCGGCAAGGCGGGCATCGACACCGCCGGGGCCACCCTCGTCGACTCCAGCGGGCTGTCGGTGAACGACCGGCTGACGGCCGACACGCTCGACGGGGTGATCGCCGCGGCGGCCGCCGACGACGAACTCGACGGTGACCACGATCTGCGACCGCTCGTCGACCTGCTCCCGATCGCCGGCGGCAGCGGCACGCTGTCGAACCGCTTCCTCGACACCGACGCGGGCCGCGCGACGCTGGGCCTGCTGCGGGCCAAGACCGGGTCGCTCACCGCGACCAATGCCCTGGCCGGTTTCCTCACCGACGCCAGCGGCCGGGTGCTGACGTTCGCGTTGATCTCCAACTCCGCAGGCCCGACGGGCCGCACCGCGATCGACGCGGTGGCCTCGGCGCTGCACGGCTGCGGGTGTGCCGCGTGA
- a CDS encoding 2-hydroxyacid dehydrogenase yields the protein MSTPPRSRTVLRVGPLKDSLERTLAEDYGAYVLPSEPAEREAFLASHGAEITAAVTSGRTGVDAALLSALPNLGAIVNFGVGYDTTDVDAAAARGVGVSNTPDVLTDCVADTAVGLLIDVMRGFSAADRYVRAGRWVTDGDYPLTHRVSGRRVGIIGLGRIGSAIAKRLNAFGCVISYHNRHRKPDAPYEYAESPVELARGVDVLVIAAAGGSGTEHLVDADVIAALGPSGYLVNIARGSVVDQAALIDALSDGRLAGAGLDVFADEPHVPAELIAMDHVVLLPHVGSATVETRAAMEELTLRNLDEFLATGRLVTPVVPPGSP from the coding sequence ATGAGCACTCCACCCCGCAGTCGCACCGTCCTTCGAGTCGGACCGCTCAAGGACTCGCTGGAACGCACCCTCGCCGAGGACTACGGCGCCTACGTCCTGCCCTCCGAGCCCGCCGAGCGCGAGGCGTTCCTGGCGTCGCACGGCGCCGAGATCACCGCGGCCGTCACGTCGGGACGCACCGGGGTCGACGCCGCCCTGCTGTCCGCGCTGCCGAATCTCGGGGCGATCGTGAACTTCGGGGTGGGCTACGACACCACCGACGTCGACGCCGCCGCGGCGAGGGGGGTCGGCGTCAGCAACACCCCCGACGTGTTGACCGACTGCGTGGCCGACACCGCGGTGGGACTGCTGATCGACGTGATGCGCGGATTCTCGGCCGCCGACCGCTACGTCCGCGCCGGGCGCTGGGTCACCGACGGCGACTATCCACTAACCCACCGGGTGAGCGGCAGGCGTGTCGGCATCATCGGGCTCGGCCGCATCGGATCGGCGATTGCCAAGCGGCTCAACGCCTTTGGCTGCGTCATCTCCTACCACAACCGCCACCGCAAGCCCGACGCGCCGTATGAGTACGCCGAGTCGCCCGTCGAGCTGGCCCGCGGCGTCGACGTCCTGGTGATCGCGGCCGCCGGCGGCAGCGGCACCGAGCACCTGGTCGACGCCGACGTCATCGCCGCACTCGGCCCGTCGGGCTACCTCGTCAACATCGCCCGCGGCAGCGTCGTCGACCAGGCCGCGCTGATCGACGCCCTGTCCGACGGCAGACTGGCCGGGGCCGGGCTCGACGTGTTCGCCGACGAGCCCCACGTGCCCGCCGAATTGATCGCGATGGACCACGTGGTGCTGCTACCGCACGTGGGGAGCGCCACGGTCGAGACGCGGGCGGCCATGGAGGAGCTGACGCTGCGCAACCTCGACGAATTCCTCGCCACGGGACGCCTGGTGACGCCCGTCGTGCCGCCCGGCTCGCCGTGA
- a CDS encoding zinc-dependent metalloprotease has protein sequence MSPASPVTVGRTVDWDFAATVGAKLVRPAPPVTDYTRNQAIEELADAARRAEEPVRDVAGLSEGAEVTEARIVDRVEWVRAATESMRVMTGGTRDGVSGGRIARRVTGAQTGAVLAFVSSGILGQYDPFAAPRGELLLVYPNVIAVERQLRVSPADFRLWVCLHEVTHRVQFRANPWLAEHMSQSLAVVTDDSGQDLTQVVSRLGEFVKARRSANSHAAQSNSEGIVGLLRAVQSEPQRAALDRLLVLGTLLEGHADHVMDAVGPKVVPSVATIRRRFDERRRHRQPPLQRVLRALLGFDAKMSQYTRGKAFVDHVVGAVGTAAFNTVWTSPETLPLPTEVDEPQRWIDRVL, from the coding sequence GTGAGCCCGGCCTCGCCGGTGACCGTCGGCCGCACGGTCGACTGGGACTTCGCGGCCACCGTCGGCGCCAAGCTCGTCAGGCCCGCCCCGCCCGTCACCGACTACACCCGCAACCAGGCGATCGAGGAGCTCGCGGATGCCGCGCGCCGCGCCGAGGAGCCCGTCCGCGACGTCGCGGGTCTCAGCGAGGGTGCCGAGGTCACCGAGGCGCGCATCGTCGACAGGGTCGAATGGGTAAGGGCGGCAACCGAATCCATGCGCGTCATGACCGGCGGCACGCGCGACGGTGTCTCCGGCGGGCGCATCGCGCGCCGGGTCACGGGCGCGCAGACCGGTGCGGTGCTGGCGTTCGTGTCCTCCGGCATCCTCGGCCAGTACGACCCGTTCGCCGCTCCCCGGGGAGAGCTGCTGCTGGTGTATCCCAACGTGATCGCCGTCGAGCGCCAGCTGCGGGTCTCACCGGCCGACTTCCGGCTGTGGGTGTGCCTGCACGAGGTCACCCACCGCGTGCAGTTCCGCGCGAATCCGTGGCTGGCCGAACACATGTCGCAGTCGCTGGCCGTCGTCACCGACGACAGCGGACAGGACCTGACCCAGGTGGTGTCGCGGCTCGGGGAGTTCGTCAAGGCCAGGAGAAGCGCCAACAGCCATGCGGCGCAATCGAATTCGGAGGGCATCGTCGGGCTGCTGCGGGCCGTGCAGTCCGAGCCCCAGCGCGCGGCGCTGGACCGGCTCCTGGTGCTGGGCACGCTGCTGGAGGGTCACGCCGACCACGTGATGGACGCCGTCGGCCCGAAGGTGGTGCCCTCGGTGGCCACCATTCGCAGGCGGTTCGACGAGCGCCGCCGGCACCGGCAGCCACCGCTGCAGCGGGTGCTCAGGGCGCTGCTGGGCTTCGACGCCAAGATGAGTCAGTACACCCGCGGCAAGGCGTTCGTCGACCACGTCGTCGGCGCGGTCGGCACGGCCGCCTTCAACACGGTCTGGACGAGCCCCGAAACCCTGCCGCTGCCAACGGAAGTCGACGAGCCGCAGCGATGGATCGACCGGGTCCTCTAG
- a CDS encoding SIMPL domain-containing protein has translation MPTPPSTSVRTVGRTVAAAAIALFVVAGCDTSSSAPSPVPGTTAPRQVTVVGEGKVDGTPDTLTIGLSIAATAPDAIGASNLASSRIAAVTDAIAGQGVDRKDVATTSVTLQPQYGQDGTTIVGYQSSNSVDVKVRRVDTGPQVLGAITTAGGDATRIDSVTYSIEDDSQYVRDARQRAFDDARNRAQQYAQLSGLSLGKVLSISETGSGAPPPTPLPRVDARAAAVPLSPGQQTVGFSVTVVWELT, from the coding sequence ATGCCCACGCCACCCTCGACGTCCGTCCGCACCGTCGGCCGCACGGTCGCCGCGGCCGCGATCGCCCTCTTCGTCGTCGCCGGGTGCGATACGTCGTCGTCGGCGCCGAGCCCGGTCCCCGGCACCACCGCGCCGCGACAGGTGACCGTCGTCGGCGAGGGCAAGGTCGACGGCACGCCGGACACCCTGACCATCGGCCTGTCGATCGCCGCCACCGCACCCGACGCGATCGGTGCGTCCAACCTGGCCAGCAGCCGCATCGCCGCGGTGACCGACGCCATCGCCGGTCAGGGCGTCGACCGCAAGGACGTGGCCACCACGTCGGTCACCCTGCAACCGCAGTACGGGCAGGACGGCACGACGATCGTCGGCTACCAGTCGAGCAACTCCGTCGACGTGAAGGTGCGACGGGTGGACACCGGACCCCAGGTGCTCGGGGCGATCACCACCGCGGGCGGTGACGCCACCCGCATCGACTCGGTGACGTATTCGATCGAGGACGACTCGCAGTACGTGCGGGATGCCCGCCAGCGCGCCTTCGACGACGCCAGGAACCGGGCTCAGCAGTACGCGCAGCTGTCGGGGCTGAGCCTCGGCAAGGTCCTGTCGATCTCGGAGACCGGTAGCGGCGCGCCACCCCCCACGCCGCTGCCCCGCGTCGACGCGCGGGCCGCGGCCGTCCCGCTGTCACCCGGTCAGCAGACCGTCGGCTTCTCGGTGACCGTGGTGTGGGAGCTGACCTAA
- the alc gene encoding allantoicase, producing the protein MSTPSEKNRSQSRFLSLPDLAARSAGGAVLWANDELFAEKENLITPGSAEFRPATFGHKGQVYDGWETRRRRDLGPDAADAAIVRLGVAGIVRGVVVDTAWFTGNYPPQISVEAAFVDGYPSVEDLVEKTQWTTLVERTGVNGDTRNPFPVDSPRRWSHVRLSIYPDGGVARFRVHGEGVLNPDFADGMTIDLAALENGGRITACSNMFYSSPNNLLLPGTARTMGDGWETSRRRDAGNDWVEVHLAGRGTLNAAELDTSYFVGNAPGVGRLSGRDGNGDWFELLPPTDLLPDTRHRFLIRDERPITDARLDIHPDGGMARLRLFGSLTADGLQGIRESWDASA; encoded by the coding sequence GTGAGCACCCCGTCTGAGAAGAACCGATCGCAGTCGCGTTTCCTGTCCCTTCCCGACCTCGCCGCGCGGTCGGCCGGCGGTGCCGTCCTGTGGGCGAACGACGAGTTGTTCGCCGAGAAGGAGAACCTGATCACGCCGGGGTCCGCGGAGTTCCGGCCGGCGACCTTCGGCCACAAGGGCCAGGTCTACGACGGGTGGGAGACCCGCAGGCGCCGCGACCTCGGACCCGATGCCGCCGACGCGGCGATCGTCCGACTCGGGGTCGCGGGCATCGTCCGCGGCGTCGTGGTCGACACGGCCTGGTTCACCGGCAACTACCCGCCCCAGATCTCGGTGGAGGCCGCGTTCGTCGACGGCTACCCGTCGGTCGAGGACCTCGTCGAGAAGACGCAGTGGACGACGCTGGTGGAGCGCACCGGCGTCAACGGCGACACCCGCAACCCGTTCCCCGTCGACTCCCCGCGGCGCTGGTCGCACGTGCGGTTGTCGATCTATCCCGACGGCGGCGTGGCACGCTTCCGCGTCCACGGCGAGGGCGTGCTGAACCCGGACTTCGCCGACGGCATGACGATCGACCTGGCGGCACTGGAGAACGGAGGCCGAATCACGGCCTGCTCCAACATGTTCTACAGCTCGCCCAACAACCTCCTGCTGCCGGGGACTGCGCGGACGATGGGTGACGGCTGGGAGACCTCGCGACGCCGCGACGCCGGAAACGACTGGGTCGAGGTGCATCTGGCGGGCCGTGGCACGCTGAACGCCGCCGAACTCGACACGTCCTACTTCGTCGGCAACGCCCCCGGCGTCGGCCGCCTCTCCGGACGCGACGGCAATGGCGACTGGTTCGAGCTGCTGCCGCCGACCGACCTGCTGCCCGACACCCGGCACCGCTTCCTGATCCGCGACGAGCGCCCGATCACCGACGCCCGGCTCGACATCCACCCCGACGGAGGCATGGCCCGGCTGCGGTTGTTCGGCAGCCTCACCGCCGACGGGCTGCAGGGCATCCGCGAGAGCTGGGACGCCAGCGCCTGA
- the lhgO gene encoding L-2-hydroxyglutarate oxidase, protein MERFRYCVIGAGIVGLSTAHHLLLAEPDASVVVLEGATSPAAHQTGHNSGVIHSGIYYEPGSLKARFCRAGERATKEFCAQHGIAFDECGKLIVATTPAELDRMTALRERAAVNGIECRRLSRAELIEFEPNVTGLGALHLPRTGIVDYRQVARRLADLIVAAGGAVRTGQRVVGIVEDSAGVRVSTSSATVSCDRLVVCGGLQADRLAEMAGVPIDVQIVPFRGEYFQLPSTRSGFVRRLIYPVPDPELPFLGVHLSPTIDGRITVGPSAVLGLAREGYPKFSVDPRDVARMAAFPGLWRVARANVRLGVTEIGNSLFKRRYLRECRKYAPALTTSDLLPYEAGIRAQAVRRDGTLVHDFVIERTARMVHVLNSPSPAATAALPIGAHLAGLVRT, encoded by the coding sequence ATGGAACGCTTCCGGTACTGCGTCATCGGGGCAGGCATCGTCGGCCTGTCGACGGCACACCACCTGCTGCTTGCCGAACCGGACGCGTCCGTCGTCGTGCTGGAGGGGGCCACGTCGCCGGCCGCGCACCAGACCGGCCACAACAGCGGCGTCATCCACTCCGGCATCTACTACGAGCCGGGCAGCCTCAAGGCGAGGTTCTGCCGGGCGGGGGAGCGTGCGACCAAGGAGTTCTGCGCGCAGCACGGCATCGCCTTCGACGAGTGCGGCAAACTGATCGTCGCGACGACGCCCGCCGAACTGGACCGCATGACCGCGCTACGGGAGCGCGCCGCGGTCAACGGCATCGAGTGCCGACGGCTGAGCCGCGCCGAACTGATCGAGTTCGAGCCGAACGTGACGGGCCTGGGCGCGCTGCATCTGCCGCGCACCGGCATCGTCGACTACCGGCAGGTGGCCCGTCGCCTCGCCGACCTGATCGTCGCGGCCGGGGGTGCGGTGCGCACCGGTCAGCGGGTGGTGGGGATCGTCGAAGACAGTGCGGGAGTGCGAGTTTCGACGTCATCGGCGACGGTGAGTTGCGACCGGCTGGTGGTGTGCGGTGGTCTGCAGGCCGACCGGCTGGCCGAGATGGCCGGTGTCCCCATCGACGTGCAGATCGTCCCCTTCCGCGGTGAGTACTTTCAATTACCCTCCACGCGTTCGGGTTTCGTGCGCAGACTGATCTATCCGGTACCCGATCCCGAGTTGCCGTTCCTCGGGGTGCACCTGAGCCCCACCATCGACGGCCGCATCACCGTGGGACCGAGTGCCGTGCTCGGGCTGGCCCGCGAGGGTTATCCGAAGTTCTCCGTCGACCCGCGGGACGTGGCGAGAATGGCGGCCTTTCCCGGGTTGTGGCGGGTGGCCAGGGCCAACGTCCGGCTCGGCGTCACCGAGATCGGCAACTCGCTCTTCAAGCGCCGCTACTTGCGCGAATGCCGCAAGTACGCACCGGCTTTGACGACGTCCGATCTGCTGCCGTATGAGGCGGGCATCCGGGCCCAGGCCGTGCGCAGGGACGGCACGCTGGTGCACGACTTCGTCATCGAACGCACCGCCAGGATGGTGCACGTGCTCAACTCACCGTCGCCCGCGGCGACCGCCGCCCTGCCCATCGGCGCGCATCTGGCCGGACTGGTGAGGACCTAG